In the Helianthus annuus cultivar XRQ/B chromosome 11, HanXRQr2.0-SUNRISE, whole genome shotgun sequence genome, one interval contains:
- the LOC110889319 gene encoding homeobox-leucine zipper protein HAT22 isoform X1 yields the protein MVNHGVFDNNIILDLTLSSSMLQHNTTKKPCNRPNFDPSLTLALSGDHGITKKKHACDHGGLYGQDSGSGGGGGSSLISVASVCVKREREVKSEVISTTSEVEEEEDEDDDNSVNGRKKLRLTKAQSALLEEAFKHHSSLNPQKQKQELARELKLRPRQVEVWFQNRRARTKLKQTEVDCEYLKKCCETLKEENTRLHKELQELKALKQSTQPPYMQLPAATLTMCPSCKRIGDTTSSANTRPFSITPKPHFFNPFNNPSAAC from the exons ATGGTCAACCATGGCGTTTTTGACAATAATATCATCTTAGACTTGACTCTTAGTTCATCCATGTTGCAACACAACACCACCAAGAAGCCTTGCAACCGCCCGAATTTCGACCCTTCCTTAACGTTGGCTCTTTCGGGTGATCATGGCATAACCAAGAAGAAACATGCATGTGATCATGGCGGTTTGTATGGACAAGATAGCGgtagcggtggtggtggtggttcatCGTTAATCTCGGTAGCGAGTGTGTGTGTTAAGAGGGAGAGAGAGGTGAAGAGTGAAGTGATTAGCACAACAAGTgaggttgaagaagaagaagatgaagatgatgataataGTGTTAATGGTAGGAAGAAACTTAGACTTACAAAGGCACAATCTGCACTTcttgaagaagctttcaaacaTCATAGTAGTTTGAACCCT cagaaacaaaagcaagagcTTGCAAGGGAGCTAAAGTTGAGGCCTAGGCAAGTTGAAGTTTGGTTTCAAAACAGAAGAGCCAG GACAAAGTTGAAGCAAACAGAAGTGGACTGTGAATACTTGAAGAAATGTTGTGAGACTTTAAAGGAGGAGAACACTAGACTCCACAAAGAGCTTCAAGAACTGAAAGCACTCAAACAGTCAACTCAGCCACCATACATGCAGCTGCCGGCGGCCACCCTCACCATGTGTCCGTCGTGCAAACGCATCGGCGACACCACTTCCTCTGCTAATACCCGTCCTTTCTCCATCACTCCAAAACCGCACTTCTTTAATCCGTTCAACAATCCATCTGCGGCTTGTTAA
- the LOC110889317 gene encoding uncharacterized protein LOC110889317 isoform X1, whose amino-acid sequence MAATAQEKRRERETKSVRDEKEKSETATIRRQRRSRGGSDVWPTMFTVSGFRSLEPRVSDFGSVCDEDEFGIKVKVSYFNTYQVHVTVQLHFGRLRSTQLWFGSTSQHRSALIWVSLGLSSSAGLGAAWFNPVRLGITLYGLCISNSGVEVLFVVVGDCE is encoded by the exons ATGGCGGCGACTGCACAAgaaaagagaagagagagagaaacgaAGAGCGTGAGAGATGAGAAAGAGAAATCAGAGACGGCGACGATCCGCCGTCAGCGGCGGAGCCGCGGCGGCAGCGATGTTTGGCCGACGATGTTTACG GTTTCGGGTTTCCGTTCACTCGAGCCTCGGGTCAGCGATTTCGGTTCAGTTTGTGACG AGGATGAATTTGGGATAAAAGTGAAGGTTTCGTATTTCAATACATATCAAGTTCACGTTACGGTTCAACTTCATTTCGGTCGACTTAGGTCAACTCAGCTTTGGTTCGGTTCGACAAGTCAACATCGGTCAGCATTGATTTGGGTCAGCTTAGGTCTCAGCTCAAGTGCGGGTCTCGGTGCTGCTTGGTTCAACCCGGTTCGACTCGGTATAACGC tcTATGGCTTGTGTATTTCAAATTCTGGCGTTGAAGTCTTATTCGTTGTCGTCGGCGATTGTGAATGA
- the LOC110889317 gene encoding uncharacterized protein LOC110889317 isoform X3, whose translation MRKRNQRRRRSAVSGGAAAAAMFGRRCLRFRVSVHSSLGSAISVQFVTVNSALVRFDKSTSVSIDLGQLRSQLKCGSRCCLVQPGSTRYNALWLVYFKFWR comes from the exons ATGAGAAAGAGAAATCAGAGACGGCGACGATCCGCCGTCAGCGGCGGAGCCGCGGCGGCAGCGATGTTTGGCCGACGATGTTTACG GTTTCGGGTTTCCGTTCACTCGAGCCTCGGGTCAGCGATTTCGGTTCAGTTTGTGACG GTCAACTCAGCTTTGGTTCGGTTCGACAAGTCAACATCGGTCAGCATTGATTTGGGTCAGCTTAGGTCTCAGCTCAAGTGCGGGTCTCGGTGCTGCTTGGTTCAACCCGGTTCGACTCGGTATAACGC tcTATGGCTTGTGTATTTCAAATTCTGGCGTTGA
- the LOC110889317 gene encoding uncharacterized protein LOC110889317 isoform X2: MAATAQEKRRERETKSVRDEKEKSETATIRRQRRSRGGSDVWPTMFTVSGFRSLEPRVSDFGSVCDEDEFGIKVKVSYFNTYQVHVTVQLHFGRLRSTQLWFGSTSQHRSALIWVSLGLSSSAGLGAAWFNPVRLVYGLCISNSGVEVLFVVVGDCE; the protein is encoded by the exons ATGGCGGCGACTGCACAAgaaaagagaagagagagagaaacgaAGAGCGTGAGAGATGAGAAAGAGAAATCAGAGACGGCGACGATCCGCCGTCAGCGGCGGAGCCGCGGCGGCAGCGATGTTTGGCCGACGATGTTTACG GTTTCGGGTTTCCGTTCACTCGAGCCTCGGGTCAGCGATTTCGGTTCAGTTTGTGACG AGGATGAATTTGGGATAAAAGTGAAGGTTTCGTATTTCAATACATATCAAGTTCACGTTACGGTTCAACTTCATTTCGGTCGACTTAGGTCAACTCAGCTTTGGTTCGGTTCGACAAGTCAACATCGGTCAGCATTGATTTGGGTCAGCTTAGGTCTCAGCTCAAGTGCGGGTCTCGGTGCTGCTTGGTTCAACCCGGTTCGACTCG tcTATGGCTTGTGTATTTCAAATTCTGGCGTTGAAGTCTTATTCGTTGTCGTCGGCGATTGTGAATGA
- the LOC110889319 gene encoding homeobox-leucine zipper protein HAT22 isoform X2: MVNHGVFDNNIILDLTLSSSMLQHNTTKKPCNRPNFDPSLTLALSGDHGITKKKHACDHGGLYGQDSGSGGGGGSSLISVASVCVKREREVKSEVISTTSEVEEEEDEDDDNSVNGRKKLRLTKAQSALLEEAFKHHSSLNPKQKQELARELKLRPRQVEVWFQNRRARTKLKQTEVDCEYLKKCCETLKEENTRLHKELQELKALKQSTQPPYMQLPAATLTMCPSCKRIGDTTSSANTRPFSITPKPHFFNPFNNPSAAC; the protein is encoded by the exons ATGGTCAACCATGGCGTTTTTGACAATAATATCATCTTAGACTTGACTCTTAGTTCATCCATGTTGCAACACAACACCACCAAGAAGCCTTGCAACCGCCCGAATTTCGACCCTTCCTTAACGTTGGCTCTTTCGGGTGATCATGGCATAACCAAGAAGAAACATGCATGTGATCATGGCGGTTTGTATGGACAAGATAGCGgtagcggtggtggtggtggttcatCGTTAATCTCGGTAGCGAGTGTGTGTGTTAAGAGGGAGAGAGAGGTGAAGAGTGAAGTGATTAGCACAACAAGTgaggttgaagaagaagaagatgaagatgatgataataGTGTTAATGGTAGGAAGAAACTTAGACTTACAAAGGCACAATCTGCACTTcttgaagaagctttcaaacaTCATAGTAGTTTGAACCCT aaacaaaagcaagagcTTGCAAGGGAGCTAAAGTTGAGGCCTAGGCAAGTTGAAGTTTGGTTTCAAAACAGAAGAGCCAG GACAAAGTTGAAGCAAACAGAAGTGGACTGTGAATACTTGAAGAAATGTTGTGAGACTTTAAAGGAGGAGAACACTAGACTCCACAAAGAGCTTCAAGAACTGAAAGCACTCAAACAGTCAACTCAGCCACCATACATGCAGCTGCCGGCGGCCACCCTCACCATGTGTCCGTCGTGCAAACGCATCGGCGACACCACTTCCTCTGCTAATACCCGTCCTTTCTCCATCACTCCAAAACCGCACTTCTTTAATCCGTTCAACAATCCATCTGCGGCTTGTTAA